A single Prevotella sp. E15-22 DNA region contains:
- a CDS encoding glutamine--tRNA ligase/YqeY domain fusion protein, which produces MAEIIQNEGEEKKSLSFVEQMVKDDLAEGKNGGRMQTRFPPEPNGYLHIGHAKAIAIDFGLAKKYGGECNLRFDDTNPVKEDTEFIENIEQDIKWLGYEWAHVYYASDYFQELWDFAVWLIKQGRAYVDEQSAEQIAQQKGTTTSPGTNSPYRDRPIEENLQLFEFMNSGKCEPGKMVLRAKIDMAHSNMLFRDPLIYRVLNIPHVKTGSKWNAYPMYDFTHGQCDFLEGVTHSWCTLEFVEHRPLYDLFVGWMKEWLGTLENPQKLGYLENMGDKFADFDGPRQTEFNKLNLNYILLSKRNLRTLVSEGLVNGWDDPRMPTICGFRRRGYSPEGIKNFMEKIGYTKIDALNDMALFESALRDDLNTRALRVSAVLDPVKVVITNYPEGQQEMLTAINNPENEADGTHEVEFSRELWIERDDFMEVAEKKFMRLAPGKEVRLKNAYIIKCDEEHPCDKDADGKVTTIYCTYDPDTRSGLPGANRKIKGKTLHWVSCHNAVKAEVRLYERLWKMENPRDELKRLEEEEGIKGADALRQMMNPDNLHILTNCYIEPFAAKLPALSYLQFQRIGYFNVDPDSTPEKPVFNKTVGLKDTWKK; this is translated from the coding sequence ATGGCAGAAATTATACAGAATGAGGGAGAGGAAAAGAAGAGCCTCAGTTTTGTGGAACAGATGGTAAAGGACGACCTGGCAGAGGGTAAGAACGGCGGAAGAATGCAGACCCGCTTTCCACCCGAGCCCAATGGTTATCTGCACATTGGTCACGCCAAAGCCATTGCCATCGACTTCGGATTGGCAAAGAAATATGGTGGCGAATGCAACCTGCGTTTCGACGACACGAACCCCGTAAAAGAGGATACAGAGTTTATTGAGAATATAGAACAGGACATCAAATGGCTAGGCTACGAATGGGCACACGTCTATTATGCCAGCGACTATTTCCAGGAACTATGGGACTTTGCAGTATGGCTCATCAAACAGGGACGCGCATATGTAGACGAGCAGAGCGCTGAACAGATTGCTCAGCAAAAAGGCACGACGACCAGCCCTGGCACAAACTCCCCCTACCGTGATCGACCTATTGAGGAAAATCTACAGTTGTTCGAGTTTATGAACAGCGGTAAGTGTGAGCCTGGAAAAATGGTACTCCGTGCCAAAATTGACATGGCACACTCTAACATGTTGTTCCGTGATCCGCTCATCTATCGCGTATTGAACATCCCCCACGTAAAAACGGGCTCTAAATGGAATGCCTATCCCATGTATGATTTCACACACGGACAGTGTGACTTCCTCGAGGGTGTCACCCATTCATGGTGTACACTTGAGTTCGTTGAGCACCGTCCCTTGTACGATCTCTTTGTGGGTTGGATGAAAGAATGGTTGGGAACACTGGAGAATCCTCAGAAACTTGGTTATCTGGAAAACATGGGCGACAAGTTTGCTGACTTCGACGGACCTCGTCAGACAGAATTTAACAAGCTGAATCTCAACTATATTTTGTTGTCAAAGCGTAACCTACGCACTTTGGTAAGCGAAGGATTGGTGAACGGATGGGATGATCCCCGCATGCCGACCATCTGTGGCTTCCGTCGTCGCGGTTATTCTCCCGAAGGTATCAAGAACTTCATGGAGAAGATTGGCTATACAAAGATTGACGCGCTGAACGACATGGCCCTTTTCGAGAGTGCCCTACGCGACGACTTGAACACCCGCGCCCTGCGAGTAAGTGCCGTTCTTGATCCTGTGAAGGTGGTCATCACCAACTATCCTGAAGGTCAGCAGGAAATGCTTACAGCTATCAACAACCCTGAGAATGAGGCTGATGGAACCCACGAGGTGGAATTCAGTCGCGAGCTTTGGATTGAACGCGATGACTTTATGGAAGTAGCCGAGAAGAAATTCATGCGTTTGGCTCCAGGAAAAGAGGTACGCTTGAAGAACGCTTACATCATCAAGTGCGACGAGGAGCATCCTTGCGACAAAGATGCAGATGGAAAGGTAACTACTATCTACTGCACCTATGATCCCGATACACGCAGCGGTCTGCCCGGCGCCAACCGCAAGATTAAGGGTAAGACGCTGCACTGGGTGAGTTGCCATAACGCCGTGAAGGCAGAAGTACGCCTCTACGAACGTCTGTGGAAGATGGAGAACCCACGTGATGAGTTGAAGCGTTTGGAGGAAGAGGAAGGTATCAAGGGCGCTGATGCGTTGCGTCAGATGATGAACCCCGACAACCTACACATCCTCACCAACTGCTACATCGAGCCCTTCGCTGCAAAACTGCCAGCATTGAGCTACCTGCAGTTCCAACGCATCGGTTATTTCAACGTTGATCCCGATTCAACGCCCGAAAAGCCAGTATTTAACAAGACCGTTGGATTAAAAGACACTTGGAAGAAATAA
- the mltG gene encoding endolytic transglycosylase MltG yields the protein MKRSKATLYLIPALLCLAGIIAIGYYHFFTAFSKHVDKQYVYIDDDDTTDSIYAKLEPIATAHALTGFRTLARHFSLSENIHSGRYAIDANTSTIDVYRIIRNGRQEPLMLTIPEARTMPQLAARLSAKLMLDSASIANAITSNEYCKQLGYDTATIASLFVPNTYEVYWNTDLDKFMQRMVKEHDNFWTEERRQKASRLGLSPEKVCTLASIIDEETANNAEKPMIAGMYLNRLKAGMPLQADPTVKFALQDFSLKRIYHNHLSVNSPYNTYKNIGLPPGPIKVASIKGIDAVLNRVQHHYLYMCAKEDFSGTHNFAVTYQEHLKNAARYSDALNQRGIK from the coding sequence ATGAAACGCAGCAAAGCAACACTTTATCTTATTCCAGCCTTACTCTGCTTGGCTGGCATTATAGCCATTGGCTATTACCATTTTTTCACGGCATTCTCAAAGCACGTAGACAAACAGTACGTCTACATTGACGACGACGACACAACAGATTCCATTTACGCCAAACTGGAACCAATTGCTACGGCACATGCACTAACAGGATTCCGCACATTGGCCCGTCATTTCAGTCTTAGCGAAAACATCCACTCCGGACGTTATGCAATCGATGCAAATACCAGTACTATTGATGTTTACCGCATCATCCGAAACGGCCGACAAGAGCCTTTGATGCTCACCATTCCCGAAGCACGTACAATGCCCCAGTTGGCAGCCCGCCTATCAGCCAAGTTAATGCTTGACAGCGCCAGCATTGCCAATGCCATAACCAGCAACGAATATTGCAAGCAACTGGGCTACGACACTGCTACTATCGCCAGTCTTTTCGTGCCCAACACATATGAAGTTTATTGGAATACCGACCTAGATAAGTTCATGCAACGCATGGTGAAAGAACACGACAACTTCTGGACAGAGGAACGTCGTCAAAAAGCATCAAGACTTGGTCTGTCGCCTGAGAAGGTTTGCACGCTCGCCAGCATCATTGACGAGGAGACAGCCAACAATGCTGAAAAGCCCATGATAGCAGGTATGTACCTCAACCGACTGAAAGCAGGAATGCCACTACAGGCCGACCCTACCGTAAAGTTTGCACTTCAAGACTTTTCACTCAAGCGCATCTATCACAATCACCTATCTGTTAACAGTCCATACAACACCTATAAGAACATCGGACTGCCTCCCGGCCCCATCAAAGTAGCATCCATCAAAGGTATTGATGCAGTACTAAATCGCGTACAGCATCATTATCTGTATATGTGCGCCAAGGAAGATTTCTCGGGCACTCACAATTTTGCCGTCACCTATCAGGAGCATCTCAAGAACGCCGCCCGCTATTCCGATGCATTGAATCAGCGAGGCATCAAATAA
- a CDS encoding DedA family protein — MNWISTLLGNLNYGTILLLMLLESTVIPVPSELVVAPAAYHAASGQLNVVLVVLFATIGADLGASINYFAALYVGRPVIYKFANSKWGKMCLLNQEKVEKSERYFDNHGIMATLTGRLVPGIRHLISIPAGLARMNYWKFLLYTTIGAGVWHAILATMGWYLHTVVPENQLETTIQHYNHYIVGGILIIVALVVGYFVLKTIIKKKEL; from the coding sequence ATGAACTGGATATCAACACTTCTTGGCAACCTGAACTACGGCACAATACTGCTACTAATGCTGCTGGAAAGCACTGTCATACCAGTGCCTTCCGAACTCGTTGTAGCACCTGCTGCATATCATGCTGCAAGCGGACAGCTCAATGTGGTGCTCGTAGTACTATTTGCGACCATTGGAGCCGATCTAGGCGCATCTATCAATTACTTTGCAGCATTATATGTAGGTCGTCCCGTCATCTATAAGTTTGCCAACAGTAAGTGGGGAAAAATGTGTTTATTGAACCAAGAAAAGGTTGAAAAGAGCGAACGCTATTTTGACAACCACGGTATTATGGCAACTCTCACAGGACGACTCGTGCCAGGTATCCGACACCTCATAAGCATCCCTGCCGGACTGGCACGCATGAACTACTGGAAGTTTTTGCTTTACACCACTATCGGAGCTGGTGTATGGCATGCCATCCTTGCTACTATGGGATGGTATCTGCATACTGTAGTACCCGAGAATCAACTCGAAACTACCATCCAACACTACAACCACTATATCGTTGGGGGCATCCTCATTATAGTTGCACTGGTAGTGGGTTATTTTGTCTTGAAAACAATCATTAAAAAGAAAGAGCTATGA
- a CDS encoding HAD family hydrolase: MTEYNTYIFDLDGTLLDTLDDLMASVNYALRQYGMPEHSREDIRRFVGNGVKLLMVRAVPDGEKNPQFEECFNAFRDHYMLHSLDTTRPYKGILGLLAELKRRGKRTAVVSNKFCAATQELCRHFFPDTIEVAIGEHESEGIRKKPAPDTVIEALRQLGVDKSNAVYVGDSDVDLQTARNSGLPCISVLWGFRDKEFLIENGATTFVDAPSEILAY; this comes from the coding sequence ATGACAGAATACAATACTTATATCTTTGATTTAGACGGGACGTTGCTTGACACTCTTGATGATTTGATGGCGTCTGTAAATTATGCTCTACGACAGTATGGTATGCCTGAACACTCGCGCGAGGACATACGTCGTTTTGTGGGTAATGGTGTGAAGTTGTTAATGGTTCGTGCTGTTCCTGATGGTGAGAAGAATCCTCAATTTGAGGAATGCTTCAATGCTTTTCGCGATCACTATATGTTGCACTCGTTGGACACAACGCGCCCTTATAAGGGTATTCTTGGGTTGTTAGCCGAATTGAAACGCAGAGGCAAACGAACGGCTGTCGTGAGTAATAAGTTCTGTGCCGCTACGCAGGAACTGTGTCGACATTTCTTCCCTGATACTATTGAGGTTGCTATAGGTGAGCATGAGTCTGAGGGTATCCGCAAAAAACCCGCACCCGATACGGTGATCGAAGCATTGCGTCAGTTGGGGGTTGATAAGAGCAATGCTGTATATGTGGGCGATAGTGATGTTGACCTGCAAACGGCTCGCAATTCTGGACTACCTTGCATCAGTGTGTTGTGGGGGTTCCGTGATAAAGAGTTTTTAATTGAAAATGGAGCAACCACATTCGTGGATGCTCCAAGTGAAATTCTTGCTTATTGA
- a CDS encoding GDP-L-fucose synthase, with translation MLDKKAKIYVAGHHGLVGSAIWNNLLQRGYTNLVGRSHKELDLTDQVAVKSFFDKEKPDAVVLAAAFVGGIMANSLYRADFIMMNMKIQCNVISEAYTHGVKKLLFLGSTCIYPKNAPQPMKEDCLLTSPLEYTNEEYAIAKIAGLKMCESYNLQYGTNYIAVMPTNLYGPNDNFHLENSHVMPAMMRKVYLAKLIHDGSWGKIATDLNKRPVEGITGKDSQEDILKVLKKYGIENNKVTLWGSGTPLREFLWSEDMADASVHVLLNVDFKDIIGIEKYSSVHYGAAVDGTVDRNHSAGRGGAIPSLGEIRNCHINVGTGKELTIRKLSELVIKAVGFAGEVVFDTSKPDGTMRKLIDVSKLHSLGWTHKVEIEDGVKKLFDWYQESLC, from the coding sequence ATGTTAGATAAAAAAGCAAAAATATATGTGGCGGGGCATCACGGACTAGTGGGCTCCGCTATTTGGAATAACCTACTTCAGCGAGGTTATACAAACCTTGTTGGTCGAAGTCACAAAGAACTCGACCTCACTGATCAAGTTGCAGTAAAGTCATTCTTCGATAAAGAGAAACCCGATGCTGTAGTACTGGCTGCAGCATTTGTAGGTGGTATCATGGCTAATTCACTGTACAGAGCTGACTTCATTATGATGAACATGAAGATTCAGTGCAATGTGATAAGTGAGGCTTATACTCATGGTGTTAAGAAGTTGCTTTTCTTGGGAAGTACATGTATCTATCCAAAGAATGCACCACAACCCATGAAGGAGGATTGTTTATTGACTTCACCATTGGAATATACGAATGAGGAGTATGCTATAGCAAAGATTGCTGGCTTGAAGATGTGCGAGAGTTATAACCTACAGTATGGTACCAACTACATCGCTGTGATGCCCACTAACTTATATGGCCCCAACGATAACTTCCACTTGGAAAATAGTCACGTAATGCCTGCTATGATGCGTAAGGTGTATTTAGCAAAACTGATTCACGATGGTTCATGGGGCAAAATTGCCACTGACTTAAACAAGAGACCAGTAGAAGGTATAACGGGAAAAGACTCTCAGGAAGACATTCTCAAGGTGCTGAAGAAATATGGTATTGAAAACAATAAAGTTACCCTTTGGGGATCAGGTACTCCTTTACGAGAATTCTTGTGGTCAGAAGATATGGCGGACGCCAGCGTACATGTTCTACTGAACGTGGATTTCAAGGATATCATTGGCATCGAGAAATACTCCAGCGTACACTATGGCGCCGCTGTTGACGGTACCGTAGACAGAAACCATTCTGCCGGCCGTGGTGGTGCAATTCCCTCCTTAGGCGAAATACGTAACTGCCACATCAACGTGGGCACAGGCAAGGAGCTCACCATCCGCAAACTATCTGAACTGGTTATCAAGGCAGTGGGCTTTGCTGGCGAGGTAGTGTTTGACACATCTAAGCCCGATGGCACCATGCGCAAACTCATTGATGTCTCAAAACTGCACTCATTGGGATGGACACATAAAGTAGAGATTGAGGATGGCGTAAAAAAACTCTTTGACTGGTATCAGGAGAGTCTATGTTGA
- a CDS encoding tetratricopeptide repeat protein: MKVGDDYFDSAEFSKLLNAYETSVNAGEPVFMDADELTDIADYYQYTGRTGEAEKAISLALSLSPGAIAPLTYRIHEAIFKGDNQKARLLLDQIIETSEPDYIYDKAEILISEGKIDEANQYLTEQLELISSDERQDFIIDVVNIFSEWGQPGKAMEWITKGNSEDTPSYKELMGRTLFEMGKFKESQNIFNELVDAYPFSNRYWTALASAQYMSEDYSDSVQSSEYAIAIDPNDPAAMLTKANGLIKLENFEEALKFYNKYIEQIPDDELALMQKSYCLTNLNQFDEALSTLKQAEEIMPQDASERCAIYQEEAFILAELGRTDEALEQLNKTDAFDCDHVEMLVIKGHIMLAAQRQKEAQNYFAEALANSQDRMRTMLHIIVSVYENKYVESAYNLFKEFFEEIDADFNEGYAYMAHCCHALKHYDEYLLYLKQACSRNPQECKQILGHLFPQDLAPEEYYHYTINKIKQQQ; this comes from the coding sequence ATGAAAGTAGGCGATGATTATTTTGACAGCGCAGAATTCAGTAAACTGCTAAACGCTTACGAAACATCCGTAAACGCAGGGGAGCCTGTGTTTATGGATGCCGACGAGCTGACCGACATCGCCGACTATTATCAGTATACAGGACGCACCGGCGAAGCTGAGAAAGCCATCTCACTGGCACTCAGTCTGTCGCCTGGCGCCATTGCTCCCCTCACCTACCGCATACATGAAGCTATCTTCAAAGGTGATAATCAAAAAGCAAGGCTACTACTTGACCAGATTATAGAGACTAGCGAGCCAGATTACATCTATGACAAGGCAGAAATACTGATTAGTGAGGGAAAGATAGATGAGGCAAATCAATATCTGACAGAACAATTAGAGTTAATTTCCTCTGACGAGCGTCAGGACTTCATCATAGACGTAGTCAATATCTTTTCCGAATGGGGACAGCCGGGTAAGGCAATGGAATGGATAACCAAAGGAAATAGCGAAGATACTCCTTCCTATAAGGAACTCATGGGTAGAACACTCTTCGAGATGGGCAAGTTCAAAGAGAGTCAAAACATCTTTAACGAGTTAGTTGACGCTTATCCGTTCTCCAATCGTTATTGGACAGCATTAGCCTCGGCACAATATATGAGCGAGGACTATAGCGATTCCGTACAGAGTAGCGAATATGCCATTGCCATTGACCCCAACGATCCAGCCGCCATGCTTACGAAAGCCAACGGACTCATAAAACTCGAGAACTTCGAAGAGGCTCTAAAATTCTATAATAAATACATAGAACAAATTCCTGATGATGAGTTGGCTTTGATGCAGAAAAGCTACTGCTTGACAAACCTTAATCAGTTTGACGAAGCTCTTAGCACACTAAAACAGGCTGAAGAGATTATGCCTCAAGATGCTTCCGAACGCTGTGCAATTTATCAGGAAGAAGCCTTTATACTTGCAGAACTAGGACGTACAGATGAGGCATTGGAACAACTCAACAAAACAGATGCTTTTGATTGTGACCACGTAGAGATGCTTGTCATCAAAGGTCATATCATGCTGGCAGCCCAAAGGCAGAAAGAGGCTCAAAACTATTTCGCCGAGGCTTTAGCAAATTCTCAAGACAGAATGCGAACCATGCTTCATATCATCGTCTCTGTCTACGAGAATAAATATGTAGAATCTGCCTATAATCTGTTTAAAGAGTTCTTCGAAGAGATTGACGCAGACTTCAACGAAGGTTATGCCTACATGGCTCACTGCTGCCATGCACTAAAGCACTACGACGAATATTTGCTGTATCTCAAACAAGCCTGCAGCCGAAACCCACAAGAATGCAAACAAATACTGGGGCATCTTTTCCCACAAGACCTTGCCCCTGAAGAATACTATCACTATACCATCAACAAAATCAAACAACAACAATGA
- a CDS encoding mannose-1-phosphate guanylyltransferase produces the protein MKSKNHLVIMAGGVGSRFWPMSTPEKPKQFIDVLGTGKTLLQLTVERFGNLIDPENVWVVTNEKYAGIVAEQLPDMPRNHILCEPCRRNTAPCIAYVSWRIKAQDPKANIVVTPSDHIVMNVQEFQRVISECMDFTADSDAIVTLGMKPNRPETGYGYIQADLSASSLRNKSIFRVDSFREKPDLETAQQYIKKNYYFWNAGIFIWNVSTIVNAFRIYQPKMNKIFEQMLPIYGTPQEQEVINEKFPQCENISVDYAIMEKAEEIFVCPADFGWSDLGTWGSLQTQSKRDIYGNACIGDNIQMIESYNCMVHTTQEKKVVIQGLDGYIVAENDDTLLICKMSEEQRIKQFSGEN, from the coding sequence ATGAAATCAAAGAATCATCTCGTGATTATGGCAGGTGGCGTGGGCAGTCGCTTTTGGCCAATGAGCACGCCTGAGAAGCCCAAACAGTTTATCGATGTCCTGGGCACAGGAAAGACACTCTTACAGCTTACCGTTGAGCGTTTCGGCAATCTGATAGACCCGGAAAACGTGTGGGTTGTTACAAACGAGAAATATGCCGGCATCGTAGCCGAGCAGTTGCCTGACATGCCTCGCAATCATATTCTTTGTGAACCTTGTCGTCGCAACACAGCTCCTTGTATTGCCTACGTTTCATGGCGCATCAAAGCACAAGACCCAAAAGCCAACATTGTTGTTACGCCAAGCGATCATATCGTTATGAACGTACAGGAATTTCAGCGTGTCATCTCAGAGTGTATGGACTTCACAGCCGATAGCGATGCAATCGTAACTTTAGGTATGAAGCCCAACCGTCCTGAAACAGGTTACGGCTACATTCAGGCAGATCTTTCAGCATCTTCTCTGCGCAACAAAAGTATCTTCCGCGTGGATTCCTTCCGCGAGAAGCCCGATCTGGAGACGGCACAACAATATATTAAAAAGAATTATTATTTCTGGAATGCCGGCATCTTCATTTGGAACGTGTCAACTATTGTCAATGCTTTCCGAATCTATCAGCCCAAGATGAACAAGATCTTCGAACAAATGCTACCGATATATGGTACACCACAGGAACAGGAGGTTATCAATGAGAAGTTCCCCCAATGCGAAAACATCTCTGTGGATTATGCCATCATGGAAAAGGCCGAGGAAATCTTCGTTTGCCCCGCTGATTTTGGCTGGAGCGACCTTGGTACATGGGGATCACTTCAGACGCAAAGCAAACGTGACATCTATGGAAATGCCTGCATTGGCGATAACATCCAGATGATTGAAAGCTATAATTGTATGGTTCATACCACACAAGAAAAGAAAGTTGTCATTCAGGGACTCGATGGCTATATCGTAGCTGAGAACGACGACACATTATTAATCTGTAAAATGTCTGAAGAGCAACGCATCAAACAGTTCTCTGGTGAGAACTAA
- the gmd gene encoding GDP-mannose 4,6-dehydratase, with protein sequence MNKNIALITGITGQDGSYLAEFLLNKGYEVHGTIRRSSVDYRERIAHLEGKPNFHLHYADLGDSMSILGVIGKVRPTEIYNLAAQSHVQVSFDSPEFTADVDAVGVLRILEAVRQLGLKDQCRIYQASTSELYGKVEEVPQNEETPFHPYSPYAVAKQYGFWIVKEYREAYNMYCCSGILFNHESERRGETFVTRKITLAAARIKQGKQDKLYLGNLSSLRDWGYAKDYVECMWLILQQEKPEDFVIATGVQHSVREFCHYAFKHVGIELEFVGEGADEKGIDKATGRVLIEVSPDFYRPTDVVNLWGDPTKAKTKLGWNPNKTSFEELVKIMVDSDMAKVAADGAAAKVRTNLEEYLEKGIVK encoded by the coding sequence ATGAATAAGAACATTGCCCTTATTACAGGTATCACAGGACAAGATGGCTCATATCTGGCTGAGTTTCTCTTGAACAAAGGCTACGAGGTGCACGGCACCATTCGTCGGTCATCGGTCGACTATCGCGAACGCATTGCACACTTGGAAGGCAAGCCCAACTTCCACCTGCATTATGCCGACCTAGGCGACTCGATGTCTATCCTCGGCGTTATTGGCAAAGTGCGTCCCACCGAGATTTACAACTTGGCAGCACAAAGCCACGTACAGGTGAGCTTCGACTCACCTGAATTTACTGCCGACGTGGATGCCGTGGGTGTACTACGCATCCTAGAGGCTGTGCGTCAGCTAGGACTCAAAGATCAATGTCGCATCTATCAAGCCTCTACGTCAGAATTGTATGGAAAGGTTGAGGAAGTACCTCAAAACGAAGAGACGCCTTTCCACCCCTACTCGCCTTATGCTGTTGCCAAACAATATGGATTCTGGATTGTAAAAGAGTATCGTGAGGCTTACAATATGTATTGCTGCTCGGGTATACTCTTCAACCACGAGAGCGAGCGTCGCGGCGAGACTTTTGTTACGAGAAAGATCACCCTCGCTGCTGCACGCATTAAACAGGGCAAGCAAGATAAACTCTATCTAGGCAACCTGAGCAGTTTGCGCGACTGGGGTTATGCCAAGGACTATGTAGAGTGCATGTGGCTTATTCTCCAACAGGAAAAACCAGAAGACTTTGTTATTGCCACTGGCGTACAGCACTCCGTTCGTGAGTTCTGTCACTATGCTTTTAAACATGTTGGCATTGAACTCGAGTTTGTAGGAGAAGGAGCTGATGAAAAAGGCATCGATAAAGCTACAGGACGTGTACTCATTGAGGTTTCGCCCGACTTCTACCGTCCCACTGACGTGGTCAATCTATGGGGAGATCCAACAAAAGCTAAAACGAAGTTAGGTTGGAATCCCAACAAGACCTCGTTCGAGGAACTTGTCAAAATCATGGTTGATAGCGACATGGCAAAAGTGGCTGCAGATGGTGCTGCTGCAAAAGTACGCACTAACCTTGAGGAGTATCTGGAGAAGGGCATCGTCAAGTAA